A single region of the Panthera tigris isolate Pti1 chromosome B1, P.tigris_Pti1_mat1.1, whole genome shotgun sequence genome encodes:
- the GYPA gene encoding glycophorin-A isoform X1, translating into MYEKTIILTVLLLSGYSSSQLATESVSVTHESPVRATTVQSPHVVTTEALPTTEALPFSIHGDGLLEHIFSAGEITGIVYAVMVGIIGTILSIAFCIKQLTKKTPSPLQTAQPEEADPESSIETRNPEE; encoded by the exons atgTATGAAAAAACAATAATACTAACTGTATTACTACTCTCAG GCTATAGTTCCTCTCAACTAGCTACTGAAAGTGTCTCAGTGACTCACGAATCACCAGTAAGGGCCACGACTGTTCAATCACCAC ATGTGGTTACCACAGAGGCCTTACCTACCACAGAGGCCTTACCGTTCAGCATTCATG gagaCGGACTACTTGAACACATTTTTTCTGCAGGAG AGATAACAGGGATTGTGTATGCAGTAATGGTTGGTATCATCGGAACTATCCTCTCAATTGCCTTCTGTATTAAACAACTAACAAAG AAAACTCCATCTCCCCTGCAAACTGCACAACCAGAGGAGGCAGATCCTGAAAGTTCTATAGAAACAAGAAATCCAG AAGAGTAA
- the GYPA gene encoding glycophorin-A isoform X2: MRFQYLHIFSNTCYFLVDVVTTEALPTTEALPFSIHGDGLLEHIFSAGEITGIVYAVMVGIIGTILSIAFCIKQLTKKTPSPLQTAQPEEADPESSIETRNPEE, encoded by the exons ATGAGATTCCAATATCTCCACATCTtcagcaacacttgttattttctagtag ATGTGGTTACCACAGAGGCCTTACCTACCACAGAGGCCTTACCGTTCAGCATTCATG gagaCGGACTACTTGAACACATTTTTTCTGCAGGAG AGATAACAGGGATTGTGTATGCAGTAATGGTTGGTATCATCGGAACTATCCTCTCAATTGCCTTCTGTATTAAACAACTAACAAAG AAAACTCCATCTCCCCTGCAAACTGCACAACCAGAGGAGGCAGATCCTGAAAGTTCTATAGAAACAAGAAATCCAG AAGAGTAA